In Larimichthys crocea isolate SSNF chromosome XI, L_crocea_2.0, whole genome shotgun sequence, the sequence TGCTTTAAAGATTAAATCACAGAAAGACCACAGCCAGATTAATTTAGAGCCACTGCCCTTGCAAGCAATGTTTTTCAGTGCCAGAATACTACcagaaacacattcatttaGAAACATGCAACATAAAAGTTCTTAAAAAATTCACTTTTGACCCACAGACTCAGGAATAAAAGTTCTTAAAAAATTCACTTTTGACCCACAGACTCAGGATGGTCTCAGGATGAGGAAATCGAGCAGGACCCAGTCTAGATTTGGCATATTTTGGCAAATATGCAAATTTTCCTACTGAaaattagatgagaagattggtTGTGCGTAAATATGATGCCACAGTTATCAGCTGGTTAGAAATAGCTTGCCTTTGTTCAAAGGTCACACATCCACCAACCAGCACTTCTAAAGTAATTAAAGCAAAGTATGATTGAATTGTCTTAAAGCTCTCAATTACAATGTTATCTTACCTGGTTGGAGAAGCTGGAGCGAACCGTGGTCTCGATGCACTGATCCAGGTCTGCATCAGCAAAAATAATGGCAGGGTTTTTACCTCCCAGCTCCAGCGAGAGCTTCTTACAGTAGGGGGCACTCCTCTCTGTGATGTGTTGGGCAGTTGCCGTGGAGCCAGTGAAGGAAATCAATGGGACGTCAGGATGGCCAACGAGTGCGTTGCCTGCTCTCGGCCCAGTGCCAAATACAATGTTGACTACTCCTGGAGGAacacctgcagagacagaacagttttgtatttgtgtgtgtgtgtgtgtgtgtaagtggaTTGCTATTGCATTGTGGGTGCTGTAGTCCTACCAGCCTGCTTCATCAACTTGCACATCATCCATGCGGTCACAGAGGTCATCTCACTGGGTTTTGCCACCACTGTGTTGCCTGTAGCAATTGCAGGTGCAATCTTCCAGGTGAGCAAGTACAGGGGGAGATTCCAGGGGCTGATGAGACCAGCTACAAGCACAATAatgcaaataaaattaaaaaaaacacatgaaccacaaatataataataatgttcattTATAATGCAAACACACGGAGCTCTCACCCACTCCCACAGGGCAGCGGATAGTGTAGTTTAGGCAGCCCATGTGATCCATCTGGCTACAATCAGTGGTGTGGTGGCGCACCGATGATGCAAAGAAGCGGAAGTTGTGCACTGATCGGGGAATGTCCAGAGTCCGTGCCAATGTTATCGTTTTACCTGTGTTACAccagatatatataaaaaatatgaatcagcTGGTCTGTACAtctaaacaaaacatcaagatCACAGATAAACATGTAAGTTTTGTGTTGAAACACTAAATACTTTACTATTCTTGTCAACTTTTTTGTTCCACCACTGTCGACCTCTTGACCTCTCGTCTTGTGTCATCAGCAGGACACAATTTACAGTCATGCAGTGAGTAAGAAATTTCAAAACTTCACTCTCTCCAGAGCATGATCCAGAGTTCATTTTGGACAATGATCAATCTCATGATATGATACACGATTCACTATTTTTTATTACCACTACTCgtacaagacaaaaaaacaaaacaaaaacaaagttatcaATATGTTGTTTACGCTGTCCAGAACATTTGAATTATGGCATGTCATTAACATGAACGAGGAATCACAAAGAGGTTTAAGGAAACCACGAGAGCAATCCGAAGCAAATCTGTACAGCAcagttaaatgaattaaaatatcaCTTAGGATAAATATTGCTTATAAGTCAGATAACTGTAACATATTTAGTGTGGTAACAATTAATCAGATAATTAGCATTTATGTCCAttttcaagaagaaaaaaacattttaggaaatgtaTCACGAAAGAATAAGTTATTAATCACTAAAATAATTGTCTGATTACTCAGTTATGAAAATAATCTCTGGTTGCAGCCTTAAACATTATCTGTCATCAGTTACTACTGCATGTGAACAAGAGCTGCATATAAATACTATAGCATTTTGGCTCTAAATGATATTCATATGTGTAACTAGTCTTTGTTCATAAATTCGGACTGATAACCTGACTGACTTTTGGATTCATACCACAAAACAGTATAAGACACCTTGGTCTCTGGACTCAGCTTGGGCAAACTCCTCCAGGTTAGCTTCCATCAGGTCAGCCAGCTTGTTGAGGACCTGTGCTCGCTGCTCTGGACTGCGGTCAGACCACCCGGGGAAGGCTTCTTTAGCTGCAGCCACCGCTGCCTCCACCTACAGGCAGTAAAGCGAGGGGAGATTAACAtattgttctgtgtgtttcagatgatgcTTACAGGACATCAGTGGTGGATATAAATCTGAGGGCAAaatagatgtttgttttcaggagaTTAGGTACATTTTTAAGTTCTCTCAATGTTTTAGTTGTGAAATGCAGGCCACAACCTGCACAGAGACATGCAgaagtataatatatatactcagCAAGCCATACATTTTAAGAATGGCTGAAAACTTTGATTTCACATATTGGAAAAATGATTAAGCCTAAATGATAAAGCTCACCACTGTTGAGCACAACATGCAGAGGTTTATTGACATGAGATGTTTAATGATTACTTGACTGTTGACTTTGTAAGGAGCAAAGGTGCTTTAAGCACAGGGTTTAAGGGTTTAAGCACAACACTTCCCTGCAATAAACACTGCCTGTGTAAAGTCTCCAATTTTGCAACACACGTCAAACTGAGGCCAAATGCACTGACAAAGAGGAACAGTTCAGCGACTAGACCTCAACCAGCCCTACCAATATTTCTTAACATTTGTGCAACACATAAAAACCTCAGCAAAAAATCTCAACATTAGAGATTTACAAATGTACTGTTGCAGAACATGTCATGCACTTGCATTCACTCTCAATACAAATGAGGCTTCTGCAGAGAAAATACCATATGCATCGTGCAAAAGCCTATTAAATGGCTTACCTCCTCCTCACCGCTGTCAGGGACTTTGCAGTACACCTCTCCGGTGGACGGGTCGTATGAGTCGATATGACTCCGAGAAGGGACAAACTTCCCTCCGATGTAGTTCTCCAGAACCAGGTATGAGGTCTTCGACATGGCTGTCAATCAATGCTACAAAACTATACAGCAAACAGAGGAATGACAGCAAACTGCTGCAGGATATCTAGAGGGACATGAATCCAACTATGGGGAGAAGGTAACCTTGCCTTTGAGCTGACCCTCCCACTTTACTACGACCTCTTCTCCAACATTTCACAATAGCAGCACATTCTGTGGAGCTGACTTTTCTCCcagtccacagcagtgcttccCAAAACAGgtttataaattattaatatggTTAGCTGATGGCTTACAGAGCCAcagaatgtaaaaataaagttgCTATTTAGACTCATTTTTTGGGGCCATTATTGAGTCAAATCAGGTGTGACATgcagtgatggaagaagtattcaATTACTAATACTACAATAAATTACTTCATTACAAGTACAGGTCCTGCTTTCAAAACCTCTGTTTTTGTAGATATTTAAGGTTGAGTTCATTCTAAATACTTATGTAATAAAGCGCACATGGGACTACTTGGAATTTGTACTTGATGCACTTAGTTTCCACCACTCTCAGCAATCAGCTTCAAAGTTTATTCTGGACTTTTGAAACAAAAGGTCAAGAGGAGTGCAAGGACAAGGGGTGGCCAAGCATGGCTGTACCCAGTGGAGGTTGGCTGCAGAGGTTCACTTGCCAAATCCATCTGGCGACTACTATCAGCTCTGGACCTGGACCACAGGAGCAAAAAACATGCTGCTCGACGGATGGGAGAAGAGGCAGAACGTGCCTTTTGCTGGTTATAGAGTAGGCGGGAGGAGGAAAGCTTGAAGCCAGGAGCAGATGGGCAGTGACCTGGCCACCACTGCCAGCCCACCAACTGTAGAGGGTGTTATGGTTGAGGGCCGAAACACTCAGTGAAGGTTGTGCACCACCTGGAGATATCTGCTCTTGGCCGAAGGCTACAGTTACTTCATAAGATAGCTGAAGAATTGGCATCCTAACAGGTGTATGTCACAAGCCGGACTTTTTAAACAAGAGGTCGAGAGGTGAGATCTTTCTCAAAGCTCCAGAGCAGCTACTAAACTTCCTGGAGCCTATATTCCACCATCACAGGATAACCtctcatatttcatgttttgttttcctatTAACACTAGGAGAAACGCTCAGGTCCATGAAAGAGCACATAAACTACATGCGTCTATGAGATGTGCGAAGAAAGGGTTTGTTCCAGGTTTGTGTGC encodes:
- the aldh8a1 gene encoding 2-aminomuconic semialdehyde dehydrogenase, with protein sequence MSKTSYLVLENYIGGKFVPSRSHIDSYDPSTGEVYCKVPDSGEEEVEAAVAAAKEAFPGWSDRSPEQRAQVLNKLADLMEANLEEFAQAESRDQGKTITLARTLDIPRSVHNFRFFASSVRHHTTDCSQMDHMGCLNYTIRCPVGVAGLISPWNLPLYLLTWKIAPAIATGNTVVAKPSEMTSVTAWMMCKLMKQAGVPPGVVNIVFGTGPRAGNALVGHPDVPLISFTGSTATAQHITERSAPYCKKLSLELGGKNPAIIFADADLDQCIETTVRSSFSNQGEICLCTSRIYVERSIYAAFLERFVAATKKWKTGVPSDPNNNNGALISKEHLEKVRSFVALAKSEGGIIHCGEGVDQLDLPERNSNGYFMPATVISGISDSSRIMQEEIFGPVTCVSPFDTEDEAVAKGNGVRYGLSATVWSRDVGKVHRMAKRLQAGLVWTNCWLVRDLNLPFGGMKNSGVGREGGKDSYHFFTEVKSVTIKH